GCTCAGCGAGAGCGCCGGCTCCCGGGGACGAGACCTTGTCACTCACGGCGATGTTGGCGTCGGTGGGCTGGCGGCCCTGGAGGTAGTGCTCGGTGAAGAAGCCCGTGAGCTGGGGCTGGATGCGGCTGAGGGGCTGGGCGTTGCCGTGCAACAGCAGCACCATGTCCACCATGGAGAAGCTCTGACACACCAGGGACAGCAGGTCACCGAagaaccctgacacacacacacacacacacacggacaagaCCCGGCTCACCAGGGGCCAGCTGACATTGGCAACAAACTCTAGgctacaaaacacacaagctagGCATGTTGGCTATAGAACAAGTATTTCACATTGACAAATTTGTCACATCGACAAATTCAATTATTTTTGAATAATTATGATATGTATAATATCCAGTGGGGTCAAACGGGGCatgggggcagtgtgtgtagcATTCTGCAACATCACAAGAAGCTTATTGGAACATAGTCAAATTCAGAACACGAGTCGGCAACAGGGACTCACCCACGGCGTCCCCGCTCCCTGGAGTGAACAGGTTGCTGGTCTGGGAGAGCCTCTGGATGAACTGGGCGATGCTCTCGCTGTTCCCCTGGGGAGCCCCCAGGGAGCCCATCATGGTGGAGAGCACCCCCTGCACGATGCCCGTGAACAGCTCCGGGCTCAGGgtgtcccccgccccccccgcacCGCCGCTGGGGGGCTGGGCAGGCTGGGCGGgctgggtgggggctgggcctgtctgagggggggttggggtgccagggccggggggagggggctggccaGGTGTGGAAAAGATGGGCTGGTTAGcctggaagagggggggagggagggagatctattcactacacacactaagacgaacacagcatcCTTCGGGTGCAGAAGCCCGCAGTGAGGGGGGGCGCGTAGCTCCCAACACCCACCTGTATGAAGTCGGACATGCCCTGGAAGAAACCAGGCACGCCGGGCACAGTCACGGTGATGGAGGGGGCACTTCCAGAGCCGGGGGCCCCTGCCGTGGCTGCTCCCCCCAGCAAGGAGCCCAGGAGCTGGGCCAGGTTGGCGTCCGGGGCGGCCTCTTGGGGCTGGCCCGCAGACGCGgtgctgggggtgtgggtggacGTCTGACCGGAGGCGTTTGCGAACGTCGGAGGGGAAGGGACCGAggcggtggaggagaaggagtcggaggaggaggaagaggaggaggtggagaaggagtacgagtgggagtgggaggaagaggaggtggacgtTTCGGCACCTGAGGAACAACAGCGAAGGAATGATTCGATCGAGAGCCGACAACTTCTCTGTGAACGAGTCTGTGAACTTCATTTCGGTATGAATTCAGTTCTTCCCTTCTGGACAAATACCCTATGCCCTcatacggagagagagaggatgacttCATGCTGCTCACCTTGCTGGCCTGGCGTCAACAGCTGACCGACCAGACCGCTGATCatctgggtgagaggagagggagcgatgGGCTGGAGGAACAGAACGGGGGGGgcatgaaggtggtggtggtggtgggggcgttAGCGGTCATGATGAGTGCATTGCTCTGCAACCATAAACGAGAAGCGGTGTTCTCTTTCCGTACCGGACaaacattcctcctcctccccccccccccccccccccccccccttgagaaAAGCTTAACGGAAGCCTGTCGGTGCCTGATGAACATGCccaccaaaccctaacccagggTGGTAAGGCCAGTGGCATCAttcttgatttgattttgaatacattttaatcatttaaaataaaatacgtCGTGAGAACGTATAGTGAGCGGGTCTCACCTGTCCAGGCTGCTGGCCggcagcagggggcgctgttgCCCTCAGGTTGATAGTGGCACCCCTGGTCCCTACGGGCtgggggatgtggggggagaACGGGGGCCGGGTGATGACCACCCGAGCCTggggctgctgggggggggtaggggcctCGGGGTTGGGGACAGGGCCGGGGGCCGCTGGCGGTTGCCCCGGGTGACCTGCCGAGGCGGCGGCTGCCATGGCGGCGGCTTGGTGGGAGATCTGGTGGACGATGGCCTGCATGAACTCAGGGGGAAGGCCCGGGATGTGCATGGGCACCGctcctgggcacacacacacacagcagacacacacacatcagacctTCTCGCAGGCAGATGTCATCCAAGGGCATGGCTAGTAGACCGTCCGAAGGATCAAATCTCATTCCAAATCAGGACTGATAGAGCATATCTGTGCTACATCTTTgaaagggtttaggttggtgtaGGTGCGGTTCTATGGTcacatgtgaagccctctgtgacacatCATGTCTGACGTGGTGTGGACCCTCTCTGGAGAGGTGGGAGGCTGGGTCTCTTACCAGGCTGGCCAGCCACTGGAGGGTTCTGTTGTCCAGgagcacttcctgtctctcctagaAACCCAAATCAGAGGGGATTCAATGAACTTGAAATGAAATAGTCTAATGAGTTATCACTCAGGGTCTTTTCTCTGTTGGAATGAGGAAGAATTAAAACATGTCATATGTAAATGAAGACCACAGCTCACCGTCAATGTTCATCTGCATCATGACGACAGGCTCCATGGTCTGATGGGTGATTCGGATCACACGTGGTGCCCCCTGCCCGGCCTGCTGATTGACTCCGTACTGCTGTGGAGGCGGAGCCTGCCCCTGCCCCGGTTGATCTGGTTGGCCGCCTGCCTGAGGAGGCTGGGCTTGGCCTTCGGCTGCCTGCCTCCCATTGGACGTCATGGTCACCGTGGTTCCCAGGTTTATCTGTGGGCGAGACATATTAACTGCAACAGGGAAATGGTATTGTCTGTATTGCAGAGCCAGGCTGAAACCATGTATGAAGACCAGAAAGAGAACCTACTGGTATGGGGATGTGGGGCATACCACCCTGCAGGAGGATAGGGGATGAGTAGTGGGACATGGGCCGTACCACGTGCAGATGGCGGGGAGGCGGAGTTGCGAGATTACATCGCAGGTCGCTAAGGGCAACAAGAGTGTTACCAAGGAGACGGAGTGCTTCCCCGACCAAGTTGAGAACGCGCTGGTCCTCCTCCCGCTCCTGGGTCTGGGAACACGAACAGTGAAGAGAGGCAGCGCGTCAGGTGCTGCAGCGGGTCAGGTGCTGCAGCGGGTCAGGTGCTGCAGCGGGTCAGGTGCTGCAGCGCGTCAGGTGCTGCAGCGGGTCAGGTGCTGCAGCGGGTCAGGTGCTGCAGCGCGTCAGGTGCTGCAGCGCGTCAGGTGCTGCAGCGCGTCAGGTGCTGCATCCTTAACAGCTATTGTGTTCTCGATATAATACACAAATGTCTATATAAACACCGCCCCTTATTTTCGTCATTGCTAGGACACCAGAGGAGTTTGActcctttaaaaaaatatatatatatattttatctaATATGTATTTTGGGTATATTTGATCAGACGGTATATTTATTATAATGAGGATGATAAAAAGCGATTGAGCCAGATGTTTCCTCACGTTGTTGTTGTAGTCTGCTGAGGTGGCGGCGCCCAAGATGGAGTGGGTCCTCTGGATGAACGgccgcagcctctcctccaccctcctcacctcggCCAACACCTCCACAAACTCCGCTGGGCTGGGGTGACTGCGGgcgacagggagacagaccgtCAGGTGGCATCGCTACCTCTAGGTACCGACAAGGGTCAACGTGACCCCACGAGACCCTCGTTTTCACCAAATGCGATCCAAGCGCGCGGCGCCCTTTCGCGGGGGTCTTACTTGGGACCAGAGTTGGGGGGTCCCTCTGtttgggtggaggaagaggaggatgagggcggaggaggtggcGGGGCTGGAGAAGAGGTGTCCATGGGCTGCGCCGCTGCCGCCGAGGAGGAAGACGAAGAGGACGTGTCCTCCGTTTGAGGCGGCGTGTCACCGGGCTGACCCTGCAACATCGACCTTCAGTCAAGACTcggaccacaccacaccacacaatcCTGAGGGGGGGGCCGGATGACACCGGGGGTCGCGGGTGGCGAGCGTACCTCCAGCCTGTGGATGAGGCTCCGGGTGTCCCTCAGAAAGTTCTCCGCCAACTGCAGCCTCATCCTCGGCTCGCTCTGCACCGATTGGTCCACGTTGATGTGCACGTCCACGGAGCCGTTGCCCTGAAGGGAGAAAACAACGTTGTCAAAGGCAACCGGCGCTCGGCTGTTTTCGAAATCCCATGAAGGTAGTGTACACAGAACGTCTAGCCAGGCGTCCATCCGTCTTTGACGGGAGTGAGATCTTACCCCCGTGGTGGTGCTGACTCGAGTGTTCCGCCCGGCTTCTCCCACTCCAGCCATCATTTGCTGAACCGACATCTGCAAACCAAGCGTTCATGATCGTCAGACTCCATCTAAAGGACCTCTCTGAAGACTGTTTTCGGAGCGTACCACATGACACCCGTTGTGAGGGCCGAGAAGTCTTTGTCGTCTTAAGAGATTGCAAAAGCTGAATTGCATGTCAACTGCAGGTAAAACAGAAGACTCTGCCCTGCTCCGACACTCAGGGCCCCGACGCTCTTTCAATAACAATGAAATAATGCCTTTCTTTAGCGTCGGTTTTGAATTCAAAGCAACGTAGAGTGAACCTGTGACCTACTGATACcactaccacccccccctctctggcccGATGTCTTTACGTGGCGACACAGAGACAGTGTTACATGTTAACAGACCTTCCTGTGTCTCTCAAGGCCACTGGCTTTGTTGCTATATTTGGAGTAAACCTGAAGCAAAGCTTTGTTCGAAAAAGGTATTTTTCTCCGAGGTCACTAAATGAGGAAGTTATTCTAAAGATTCCCTCATTCTCTTTACATCTCGAAAAACTCAtgcattttatttttctttagTCTACTAATGAGGTGATCAAGCACATGAGTGATCACAGGGTTGGGTCAGTGGATAGTAGTAGAGATAAAACCATGCACTTGTCTGTCCTTTGGATTATTTTCGTAATGTAGTTGGGCTTCATTCAGTGTTTATTGATAGGGCTGGAGTAACTTAATTcaagtcccaaacctgacttgaattagctcaacaagtcaagcggggctaaagcggttccataaaggccaattccagctcacgcagtcctacttattcaagtcagattcaagtagtcaagctaattacgcatgcaccctattcttaagcagcgcGAGAGGTAGAACATGGATGATATCGATCCACCACGGtaaaaagcaatgcacacggccacgtgacttcttccagaaacaacgttccctttaagcagctccctcatccaccacttcatcaaaataaaatgacaggccatgattgacgtgaacgataggctacgtaggtcgaggtcctttttatagacctttacttcattgattaaaaaaacagacacccgCTAAACACATCTAAATTGACTTCTTTTTTAACGTTTTATAAACAACTTACTATTAATCAATAAattatccagtagcctaacttttta
Above is a window of Osmerus mordax isolate fOsmMor3 chromosome 18, fOsmMor3.pri, whole genome shotgun sequence DNA encoding:
- the bag6l gene encoding large proline-rich protein BAG6 isoform X1 is translated as MEETGTIEVTVKTLDSQSRSYKVREQLTVKEFKEHIAASVEIPVDKQRLIYQGRVLQDERTLTEYNVDGKVIHLVERAPPQTTQYGSGGGGVSSGGAEGGASTTHSSTSPQGGPHDRNGNSYVMLGTFNLPVNIMDPQQIQMSVQQMMAGVGEAGRNTRVSTTTGGNGSVDVHINVDQSVQSEPRMRLQLAENFLRDTRSLIHRLEGQPGDTPPQTEDTSSSSSSSAAAAQPMDTSSPAPPPPPPSSSSSSTQTEGPPNSGPNHPSPAEFVEVLAEVRRVEERLRPFIQRTHSILGAATSADYNNNTQEREEDQRVLNLVGEALRLLGNTLVALSDLRCNLATPPPRHLHVVRPMSHYSSPILLQGGMPHIPIPINLGTTVTMTSNGRQAAEGQAQPPQAGGQPDQPGQGQAPPPQQYGVNQQAGQGAPRVIRITHQTMEPVVMMQMNIDGETGSAPGQQNPPVAGQPGAVPMHIPGLPPEFMQAIVHQISHQAAAMAAAASAGHPGQPPAAPGPVPNPEAPTPPQQPQARVVITRPPFSPHIPQPVGTRGATINLRATAPPAAGQQPGQPIAPSPLTQMISGLVGQLLTPGQQGAETSTSSSSHSHSYSFSTSSSSSSSDSFSSTASVPSPPTFANASGQTSTHTPSTASAGQPQEAAPDANLAQLLGSLLGGAATAGAPGSGSAPSITVTVPGVPGFFQGMSDFIQANQPIFSTPGQPPPPGPGTPTPPQTGPAPTQPAQPAQPPSGGAGGAGDTLSPELFTGIVQGVLSTMMGSLGAPQGNSESIAQFIQRLSQTSNLFTPGSGDAVGFFGDLLSLVCQSFSMVDMVLLLHGNAQPLSRIQPQLTGFFTEHYLQGRQPTDANIAVSDKTAAEDLINGLEDYIAESFATVTVREGVDIIQTNTSFLRQQFTRIATHILRCTDHMFGPRLLLLCTQGLFECLALNLFCLRGEQRALTQVINHRIRRMSAEVNPSLVNWLTSMMSMRLNLILEHNPVTEDHIQNYVIYSQSEPSHRAEPEARTGGQEAEPLNVEMDETLSPAAATTAEEAMASSGEGRDPCTAPREATPFRRVSSGELRGTAAAVAPTGREESGLEAETWAAAVPPEWMPIIRHDMLSQRKIKTQPPFSDAYLHGMPAKRRKTAQGEGPHLSLSEAVSRAARVAGVRPVTSPDSLQGELESPELQEAYTEQVRSDLKERVREDPDYSSQRFPNAHLAFSLEDS
- the bag6l gene encoding large proline-rich protein BAG6 isoform X5, producing MLQGQPGDTPPQTEDTSSSSSSSAAAAQPMDTSSPAPPPPPPSSSSSSTQTEGPPNSGPNHPSPAEFVEVLAEVRRVEERLRPFIQRTHSILGAATSADYNNNTQEREEDQRVLNLVGEALRLLGNTLVALSDLRCNLATPPPRHLHVVRPMSHYSSPILLQGGMPHIPIPINLGTTVTMTSNGRQAAEGQAQPPQAGGQPDQPGQGQAPPPQQYGVNQQAGQGAPRVIRITHQTMEPVVMMQMNIDGETGSAPGQQNPPVAGQPGAVPMHIPGLPPEFMQAIVHQISHQAAAMAAAASAGHPGQPPAAPGPVPNPEAPTPPQQPQARVVITRPPFSPHIPQPVGTRGATINLRATAPPAAGQQPGQPIAPSPLTQMISGLVGQLLTPGQQGAETSTSSSSHSHSYSFSTSSSSSSSDSFSSTASVPSPPTFANASGQTSTHTPSTASAGQPQEAAPDANLAQLLGSLLGGAATAGAPGSGSAPSITVTVPGVPGFFQGMSDFIQANQPIFSTPGQPPPPGPGTPTPPQTGPAPTQPAQPAQPPSGGAGGAGDTLSPELFTGIVQGVLSTMMGSLGAPQGNSESIAQFIQRLSQTSNLFTPGSGDAVGFFGDLLSLVCQSFSMVDMVLLLHGNAQPLSRIQPQLTGFFTEHYLQGRQPTDANIAVSDKTAAEDLINGLEDYIAESFATVTVREGVDIIQTNTSFLRQQFTRIATHILRCTDHMFGPRLLLLCTQGLFECLALNLFCLRGEQRALTQVINHRIRRMSAEVNPSLVNWLTSMMSMRLNLILEHNPVTEDHIQNYVIYSQSEPSHRAEPEARTGGQEAEPLNVEMDETLSPAAATTAEEAMASSGEGRDPCTAPREATPFRRVSSGELRGTAAAVAPTGREESGLEAETWAAAVPPEWMPIIRHDMLSQRKIKTQPPFSDAYLHGMPAKRRKTAQGEGPHLSLSEAVSRAARVAGVRPVTSPDSLQGELESPELQEAYTEQVRSDLKERVREDPDYSSQRFPNAHLAFSLEDS
- the bag6l gene encoding large proline-rich protein BAG6 isoform X3; translation: MEETGTIEVTVKTLDSQSRSYKVREQLTVKEFKEHIAASVEIPVDKQRLIYQGRVLQDERTLTEYNVDGKVIHLVERAPPQTTQYGSGGGGVSSGGAEGGASTTHSSTSPQGGPHDRNGNSYVMLGTFNLPVNIMDPQQIQMSVQQMMAGVGEAGRNTRVSTTTGGNGSVDVHINVDQSVQSEPRMRLQLAENFLRDTRSLIHRLEGQPGDTPPQTEDTSSSSSSSAAAAQPMDTSSPAPPPPPPSSSSSSTQTEGPPNSGPNHPSPAEFVEVLAEVRRVEERLRPFIQRTHSILGAATSADYNNNTQEREEDQRVLNLVGEALRLLGNTLVALSDLRCNLATPPPRHLHVVRPMSHYSSPILLQGGMPHIPIPINLGTTVTMTSNGRQAAEGQAQPPQAGGQPDQPGQGQAPPPQQYGVNQQAGQGAPRVIRITHQTMEPVVMMQMNIDGETGSAPGQQNPPVAGQPGAVPMHIPGLPPEFMQAIVHQISHQAAAMAAAASAGHPGQPPAAPGPVPNPEAPTPPQQPQARVVITRPPFSPHIPQPVGTRGATINLRATAPPAAGQQPGQPIAPSPLTQMISGLVGQLLTPGQQGAETSTSSSSHSHSYSFSTSSSSSSSDSFSSTASVPSPPTFANASGQTSTHTPSTASAGQPQEAAPDANLAQLLGSLLGGAATAGAPGSGSAPSITVTVPGVPGFFQGMSDFIQPPPPGPGTPTPPQTGPAPTQPAQPAQPPSGGAGGAGDTLSPELFTGIVQGVLSTMMGSLGAPQGNSESIAQFIQRLSQTSNLFTPGSGDAVGFFGDLLSLVCQSFSMVDMVLLLHGNAQPLSRIQPQLTGFFTEHYLQGRQPTDANIAVSDKTAAEDLINGLEDYIAESFATVTVREGVDIIQTNTSFLRQQFTRIATHILRCTDHMFGPRLLLLCTQGLFECLALNLFCLRGEQRALTQVINHRIRRMSAEVNPSLVNWLTSMMSMRLNLILEHNPVTEDHIQNYVIYSQSEPSHRAEPEARTGGQEAEPLNVEMDETLSPAAATTAEEAMASSGEGRDPCTAPREATPFRRVSSGELRGTAAAVAPTGREESGLEAETWAAAVPPEWMPIIRHDMLSQRKIKTQPPFSDAYLHGMPAKRRKTAQGEGPHLSLSEAVSRAARVAGVRPVTSPDSLQGELESPELQEAYTEQVRSDLKERVREDPDYSSQRFPNAHLAFSLEDS
- the bag6l gene encoding large proline-rich protein BAG6 isoform X2, coding for MEETGTIEVTVKTLDSQSRSYKVREQLTVKEFKEHIAASVEIPVDKQRLIYQGRVLQDERTLTEYNVDGKVIHLVERAPPQTTQYGSGGGGVSSGGAEGGASTTHSSTSPQGGPHDRNGNSYVMLGTFNLPVNIMDPQQIQMSVQQMMAGVGEAGRNTRVSTTTGGNGSVDVHINVDQSVQSEPRMRLQLAENFLRDTRSLIHRLEGQPGDTPPQTEDTSSSSSSSAAAAQPMDTSSPAPPPPPPSSSSSSTQTEGPPNSGPNHPSPAEFVEVLAEVRRVEERLRPFIQRTHSILGAATSADYNNNTQEREEDQRVLNLVGEALRLLGNTLVALSDLRCNLATPPPRHLHVVRPMSHYSSPILLQGGMPHIPIPINLGTTVTMTSNGRQAAEGQAQPPQAGGQPDQPGQGQAPPPQQYGVNQQAGQGAPRVIRITHQTMEPVVMMQMNIDGETGSAPGQQNPPVAGQPGAVPMHIPGLPPEFMQAIVHQISHQAAAMAAAASAGHPGQPPAAPGPVPNPEAPTPPQQPQARVVITRPPFSPHIPQPVGTRGATINLRATAPPAAGQQPGQPIAPSPLTQMISGLVGQLLTPGQQGAETSTSSSSHSHSYSFSTSSSSSSSDSFSSTASVPSPPTFANASGQTSTHTPSTASAGQPQEAAPDANLAQLLGSLLGGAATAGAPGSGSAPSITVTVPGVPGFFQGMSDFIQANQPIFSTPGQPPPPGPGTPTPPQTGPAPTQPAQPAQPPSGGAGGAGDTLSPELFTGIVQGVLSTMMGSLGAPQGNSESIAQFIQRLSQTSNLFTPGSGDAVGFFGDLLSLVCQSFSMVDMVLLLHGNAQPLSRIQPQLTGFFTEHYLQGRQPTDANIATAAEDLINGLEDYIAESFATVTVREGVDIIQTNTSFLRQQFTRIATHILRCTDHMFGPRLLLLCTQGLFECLALNLFCLRGEQRALTQVINHRIRRMSAEVNPSLVNWLTSMMSMRLNLILEHNPVTEDHIQNYVIYSQSEPSHRAEPEARTGGQEAEPLNVEMDETLSPAAATTAEEAMASSGEGRDPCTAPREATPFRRVSSGELRGTAAAVAPTGREESGLEAETWAAAVPPEWMPIIRHDMLSQRKIKTQPPFSDAYLHGMPAKRRKTAQGEGPHLSLSEAVSRAARVAGVRPVTSPDSLQGELESPELQEAYTEQVRSDLKERVREDPDYSSQRFPNAHLAFSLEDS
- the bag6l gene encoding large proline-rich protein BAG6 isoform X4, producing MEETGTIEVTVKTLDSQSRSYKVREQLTVKEFKEHIAASVEIPVDKQRLIYQGRVLQDERTLTEYNVDGKVIHLVERAPPQTTQYGSGGGGVSSGGAEGGASTTHSSTSPQGGPHDRNGNSYVMLGTFNLPVNIMDPQQIQMSVQQMMAGVGEAGRNTRVSTTTGGNGSVDVHINVDQSVQSEPRMRLQLAENFLRDTRSLIHRLEGQPGDTPPQTEDTSSSSSSSAAAAQPMDTSSPAPPPPPPSSSSSSTQTEGPPNSGPNHPSPAEFVEVLAEVRRVEERLRPFIQRTHSILGAATSADYNNNTQEREEDQRVLNLVGEALRLLGNTLVALSDLRCNLATPPPRHLHVVRPMSHYSSPILLQGGMPHIPIPINLGTTVTMTSNGRQAAEGQAQPPQAGGQPDQPGQGQAPPPQQYGVNQQAGQGAPRVIRITHQTMEPVVMMQMNIDGETGSAPGQQNPPVAGQPGAVPMHIPGLPPEFMQAIVHQISHQAAAMAAAASAGHPGQPPAAPGPVPNPEAPTPPQQPQARVVITRPPFSPHIPQPVGTRGATINLRATAPPAAGQQPGQPIAPSPLTQMISGLVGQLLTPGQQGAETSTSSSSHSHSYSFSTSSSSSSSDSFSSTASVPSPPTFANASGQTSTHTPSTASAGQPQEAAPDANLAQLLGSLLGGAATAGAPGSGSAPSITVTVPGVPGFFQGMSDFIQPPPPGPGTPTPPQTGPAPTQPAQPAQPPSGGAGGAGDTLSPELFTGIVQGVLSTMMGSLGAPQGNSESIAQFIQRLSQTSNLFTPGSGDAVGFFGDLLSLVCQSFSMVDMVLLLHGNAQPLSRIQPQLTGFFTEHYLQGRQPTDANIATAAEDLINGLEDYIAESFATVTVREGVDIIQTNTSFLRQQFTRIATHILRCTDHMFGPRLLLLCTQGLFECLALNLFCLRGEQRALTQVINHRIRRMSAEVNPSLVNWLTSMMSMRLNLILEHNPVTEDHIQNYVIYSQSEPSHRAEPEARTGGQEAEPLNVEMDETLSPAAATTAEEAMASSGEGRDPCTAPREATPFRRVSSGELRGTAAAVAPTGREESGLEAETWAAAVPPEWMPIIRHDMLSQRKIKTQPPFSDAYLHGMPAKRRKTAQGEGPHLSLSEAVSRAARVAGVRPVTSPDSLQGELESPELQEAYTEQVRSDLKERVREDPDYSSQRFPNAHLAFSLEDS